In one window of Streptomyces sp. NBC_00193 DNA:
- a CDS encoding alpha/beta hydrolase produces the protein MALAAVVALVVVFPVLIALTAGAGSGLAAWLTTLGTGTVLALWRGRHRTWPARLVPVLPVVVAAALTAAVCIPTAPTARRYPPALPFVSTQHWNLATGSRVAVYHYPPANPGPRHPVPFVYLHGGPIRGISVQDHTFLQLLARQGYDVYAYEQAGGGRSDLLPMDQYTISRTVRDLAAFVDRLDKGKVDILGFSGGGVVLARALADPGVATRLHRAIIAEPGPMDGPTAHTTGHTGRASAQGLAPDPSGPRSTHVPRYAVAFGLMRLGLLSPDTGLIGQAEGANVFTAADLGGDTASAYCAGDAHRIPSEDTEQNFSFSPAASLRVQQTVKDSPSLIPLLRQSRTPAMLMIAECSSQVRQWATAILANDPAIQRTQYMPGVGHHMWNGLDDNNDRAAAVITAFLQDKPAPLPNYPTRDEIPTFMRDHK, from the coding sequence TTGGCCCTGGCCGCCGTTGTGGCGCTGGTCGTCGTCTTCCCCGTACTGATCGCACTCACGGCCGGGGCGGGTTCGGGGCTCGCCGCGTGGTTGACGACCCTCGGGACCGGGACCGTCCTCGCGCTGTGGCGGGGTCGGCACCGCACCTGGCCGGCGCGGCTCGTGCCGGTCCTACCGGTGGTCGTCGCGGCGGCGTTGACGGCGGCGGTCTGCATCCCGACCGCACCGACGGCCCGGCGGTATCCGCCCGCGCTGCCGTTCGTGTCCACTCAGCACTGGAACCTGGCCACGGGCAGCCGGGTCGCGGTCTATCACTACCCGCCCGCGAACCCCGGCCCCCGGCATCCCGTCCCGTTCGTGTACCTCCACGGAGGACCCATCCGCGGCATCTCGGTGCAAGACCACACCTTTCTGCAACTCCTGGCACGCCAGGGCTACGACGTCTACGCCTACGAACAGGCCGGCGGCGGACGAAGCGACCTGCTCCCCATGGACCAGTACACGATCTCCAGGACGGTCCGCGACCTCGCCGCCTTCGTCGACCGCCTGGACAAGGGCAAGGTCGACATCCTCGGATTCTCCGGGGGCGGAGTCGTGCTCGCCCGAGCCCTGGCCGACCCAGGCGTCGCCACACGCCTGCACCGGGCGATCATTGCCGAGCCCGGGCCCATGGACGGCCCCACCGCACACACCACCGGGCACACGGGCCGAGCATCCGCACAAGGCCTCGCCCCGGACCCGTCCGGACCGCGATCGACGCACGTGCCCCGGTACGCCGTGGCATTCGGCCTCATGCGACTCGGACTCCTCAGCCCCGACACCGGACTGATCGGACAGGCCGAAGGCGCCAACGTCTTCACCGCCGCAGACCTCGGCGGTGACACCGCATCCGCCTACTGCGCGGGCGACGCGCACCGCATCCCCAGCGAGGACACCGAACAGAACTTCTCCTTCAGCCCCGCCGCCAGCCTCCGCGTCCAGCAGACGGTCAAGGACTCGCCTTCCCTCATACCGCTACTGAGGCAGTCCCGGACCCCCGCGATGCTGATGATCGCCGAATGCTCCTCCCAGGTCCGTCAATGGGCGACCGCCATCCTCGCCAATGACCCCGCCATCCAGCGCACGCAGTACATGCCCGGAGTCGGCCATCACATGTGGAACGGCCTCGACGACAACAACGACCGGGCCGCCGCCGTCATCACTGCGTTCCTTCAGGACAAGCCGGCCCCCTTGCCGAACTACCCGACCCGCGACGAGATCCCTACCTTCATGCGCGACCACAAATGA
- a CDS encoding TetR/AcrR family transcriptional regulator, with protein sequence MGRPRTNDEAVKERLVECATEMLATRPRESVTVRAVATAAEASTTAVYSLFGGKDGLIRAVRDRAVAGLFQDLSAVQTSADSLADLYALAVAYRHWGRGHSHLYTVLFGGVQSFDPSGEAGASDPIRPLLTAIDRALAASVLAGDATSIALSIWAALHGLVTLELAGALDAATAEAAFRSTIHATLRGWTTPEVFRSLRQAELAR encoded by the coding sequence GTGGGTAGGCCCAGAACAAACGACGAGGCCGTCAAAGAGCGGCTTGTGGAGTGCGCGACCGAGATGCTCGCCACCCGTCCGCGGGAGTCCGTCACGGTCCGCGCCGTGGCCACTGCCGCCGAGGCGTCGACGACGGCGGTGTACTCCTTGTTCGGCGGTAAGGACGGGCTGATCCGTGCGGTGCGCGACAGAGCCGTCGCCGGCCTGTTCCAGGACCTGTCGGCGGTACAGACCTCCGCGGACTCTCTCGCCGACCTCTACGCACTGGCCGTCGCCTACCGTCATTGGGGGCGCGGACACAGCCACCTCTACACAGTGCTGTTCGGTGGTGTGCAGTCCTTCGACCCGTCGGGAGAGGCCGGTGCCAGTGACCCGATCCGCCCGCTCCTCACGGCGATCGATCGTGCCTTGGCGGCGTCCGTCCTCGCCGGCGACGCAACGTCGATCGCCCTGTCGATCTGGGCTGCCCTGCACGGGCTCGTCACTCTCGAACTCGCCGGGGCCCTCGACGCCGCCACGGCCGAGGCCGCTTTCCGCTCGACGATTCACGCCACGCTGCGCGGATGGACGACCCCGGAGGTGTTCCGCAGTCTTCGCCAAGCCGAACTCGCCCGGTGA
- a CDS encoding alpha/beta fold hydrolase produces MSGQAIRTLWFSPLHSLRELGLFVKGMTLSEQITQATAGFDDWADGTRFELPFFVLQGEKGVLTSPELARRFFDHVQGPVQGFAVIEDCSHFAAFRRPERFLELLLARVRPLVVS; encoded by the coding sequence ATGTCCGGGCAGGCGATCCGCACCCTGTGGTTCTCGCCGCTGCACTCGCTGCGAGAGCTGGGGCTTTTCGTCAAAGGCATGACCCTCTCGGAGCAGATCACTCAGGCCACCGCCGGGTTCGACGACTGGGCGGACGGCACGAGATTCGAGCTCCCCTTCTTCGTCCTTCAGGGCGAGAAGGGCGTCCTTACGTCGCCCGAGCTCGCCCGCCGCTTTTTTGACCACGTCCAGGGCCCGGTCCAGGGGTTCGCGGTGATCGAGGACTGCAGCCACTTCGCGGCGTTCCGACGGCCGGAGCGGTTCCTTGAACTGCTGCTGGCCCGCGTACGGCCGCTGGTCGTCAGCTAG
- a CDS encoding transposase, giving the protein MPLTKSPSSRSECSGENHRVRIACPDIARAFDLARAFAELLRHRRGFLLTEWIRQAEQDAPKPVSGFAGFLRQGLDAVTAGLTLLWSSGVVEGHVNRVKTHKRAMYRRASFALLRTRILTR; this is encoded by the coding sequence ATGCCTTTGACGAAAAGCCCCAGCTCTCGCAGCGAGTGCAGCGGCGAGAACCACAGGGTGCGGATCGCCTGCCCGGACATCGCCCGGGCTTTCGACCTCGCCCGAGCCTTCGCCGAGCTCCTCCGCCACCGACGTGGATTCCTACTGACCGAGTGGATCCGTCAGGCTGAACAAGACGCCCCGAAGCCGGTGAGCGGCTTCGCCGGCTTCCTCCGCCAGGGCCTCGACGCCGTCACGGCGGGACTCACCCTCCTCTGGAGCTCAGGCGTCGTTGAAGGCCACGTCAACAGGGTCAAAACACACAAGAGAGCAATGTACCGACGGGCATCCTTCGCCCTTCTCCGGACTCGTATCCTCACGCGATGA